Proteins co-encoded in one Bradyrhizobium sp. 170 genomic window:
- a CDS encoding carboxymuconolactone decarboxylase family protein has translation MLNWNDYRKQLAAGVKEIGQLSPDTIKGYLALSAAGQKTDLLGAKVRELIALAVAVTLRCDGCITVHTEAAIKRGATKEEIAEALGVATTVNAGAALVYSARVMDAFNEYPSAASPREPDSLANLRN, from the coding sequence ATGCTGAATTGGAACGATTATCGCAAACAACTGGCGGCCGGCGTGAAAGAAATCGGTCAGCTCAGCCCCGACACGATCAAGGGATATTTGGCTCTTAGCGCGGCTGGCCAAAAGACGGATCTGCTTGGCGCGAAAGTGCGCGAGCTCATCGCTCTCGCGGTGGCCGTCACCTTGCGTTGCGACGGTTGCATTACGGTGCATACCGAGGCTGCAATCAAACGCGGCGCGACCAAGGAAGAGATTGCGGAAGCTCTAGGTGTCGCCACGACCGTCAACGCCGGGGCTGCGCTTGTCTACTCCGCACGTGTGATGGATGCGTTCAACGAATACCCGAGCGCTGCCTCGCCGCGCGAGCCGGATTCCCTCGCCAATCTGCGTAACTGA
- a CDS encoding multicopper oxidase family protein, with translation MSKPFSRRRFLHTALAASVVPNLPDAARGAAPAPKRLVAGTRVLEVNGRPAKVFGLTGPDGRPGIRLAAGERFRVDLANESGARTLIHWHGQLPPWTQDGFPWPQTPPIVNGAVQAYDYAPIPGTYWMHSHHDMQEQSLMTAPLIVHSTAELREDRQEVLLMLHDFTFRTPEEVLAGLTGTSVAAAQAMAQKTEEAPADKGDASVPKPRIVGMAARPPSMAMPGMTMSGLGGTQMHMDLNDVHYDAFLANDRTLADPQIVRVERGGHIRLRVINGASSSQFWVDLGELVGRVVATDGHPVHAVAGNRFPLAMAQRLDILIDLPRAGAFPILARLEGDGRQTGIVLATQGGHIPRIADGAPAAPPVDQSLEGRLMAEEPLSQRSADIVQTIVLGGGMKPYAWSMNGEYWPQVSPLMLTKGQRVEIDLVNRTMMAHPIHLHGHVFQVIAIDGRPIQGAVRDTVLVMPMGRVRIAFDADNPGRWPLHCHNLYHMVTGMMTELRYQGIIF, from the coding sequence TGAACGGCCGACCAGCCAAAGTCTTCGGGCTGACAGGCCCCGACGGGCGTCCCGGTATTCGCCTTGCTGCAGGCGAACGATTCCGCGTGGATCTTGCCAACGAATCCGGCGCACGAACCCTTATCCACTGGCATGGGCAGCTTCCACCTTGGACGCAGGACGGTTTCCCCTGGCCGCAGACCCCGCCGATCGTCAACGGTGCTGTTCAAGCTTATGACTATGCTCCGATTCCCGGCACGTACTGGATGCACTCGCATCACGACATGCAGGAGCAGAGCCTGATGACCGCGCCCCTTATCGTCCATAGTACCGCTGAGCTTCGCGAGGACCGCCAGGAAGTCCTCCTCATGCTGCACGACTTCACCTTCCGAACGCCGGAGGAGGTGCTCGCCGGTCTCACCGGCACGAGTGTAGCCGCTGCACAGGCCATGGCGCAAAAGACCGAGGAGGCCCCAGCTGACAAGGGCGACGCCAGTGTACCTAAACCACGCATCGTGGGAATGGCCGCCCGTCCGCCAAGTATGGCTATGCCGGGAATGACCATGTCAGGACTGGGCGGCACGCAAATGCACATGGATCTGAATGATGTTCACTACGACGCCTTTCTTGCGAATGATCGAACCCTCGCCGATCCGCAGATCGTGCGCGTTGAACGCGGCGGTCACATCCGCCTCCGGGTCATCAACGGTGCATCATCGAGTCAGTTTTGGGTCGACCTTGGTGAACTCGTCGGCCGCGTGGTCGCGACCGACGGCCATCCCGTACATGCAGTGGCGGGCAACCGTTTCCCGCTCGCGATGGCCCAACGCCTCGACATCCTGATCGATTTACCGCGGGCCGGCGCGTTTCCGATCCTTGCGCGGCTGGAAGGCGACGGCCGGCAGACCGGGATCGTCCTCGCCACGCAAGGTGGGCACATTCCGCGGATAGCCGACGGCGCGCCAGCCGCGCCGCCGGTCGACCAGTCGCTGGAGGGCCGCCTTATGGCAGAGGAGCCGCTGTCGCAACGCTCTGCGGATATCGTCCAGACCATCGTTCTCGGTGGCGGAATGAAGCCTTATGCTTGGTCCATGAACGGCGAGTATTGGCCGCAGGTCTCGCCGCTTATGCTGACAAAGGGACAACGCGTCGAGATTGATCTGGTCAACCGCACCATGATGGCGCATCCGATCCATCTCCACGGCCACGTGTTCCAGGTGATCGCAATTGATGGACGACCAATCCAGGGGGCCGTGCGCGACACCGTTCTGGTGATGCCGATGGGCCGCGTCCGGATTGCTTTCGACGCCGACAATCCGGGACGATGGCCGTTGCACTGTCACAATCTCTACCACATGGTCACCGGCATGATGACGGAGCTTAGATATCAGGGGATCATCTTTTGA